One Candidatus Binataceae bacterium genomic region harbors:
- a CDS encoding VOC family protein codes for MNFQEEQTMAGAETNKIRGLHHHAYRTRDSEATRRFYEEVLGLPLIASFIEDGVRTGSEQRYLHTFFEMGDGSCLAFFEVEGDTTADAPPAPLGHHVALEVGGEAVFDEYLARVRQHGLEPRVIHHGYCKSLYINDPNGLRVELTTRVPETAAIMAQERTRAHEQLEQWRSSLRR; via the coding sequence ATGAATTTTCAGGAGGAGCAAACCATGGCCGGCGCCGAGACCAACAAGATTCGCGGATTGCATCATCACGCCTATCGCACGCGCGATTCCGAGGCGACGCGACGCTTCTATGAAGAGGTGCTGGGGCTGCCGCTTATCGCCTCCTTCATCGAGGACGGAGTGCGCACCGGCAGCGAGCAGCGCTATCTGCACACCTTCTTCGAGATGGGCGACGGCAGTTGTCTAGCCTTCTTCGAAGTGGAGGGCGATACCACCGCCGACGCCCCACCAGCGCCCCTGGGGCACCATGTCGCGCTGGAAGTCGGAGGCGAAGCGGTCTTCGATGAATACCTCGCTCGGGTGCGCCAACATGGTCTAGAACCCCGGGTGATCCATCACGGCTACTGCAAATCGCTCTACATCAACGACCCCAACGGGCTGCGGGTCGAGCTCACCACGCGGGTGCCGGAAACCGCGGCGATCATGGCCCAGGAACGCACCCGCGCCCACGAGCAACTGGAGCAATGGCGAAGCAGCTTGCGCAGATAA
- a CDS encoding 2-isopropylmalate synthase — translation MTNQPAEDYVRIFDTTLRDGEQSPGATMNVGEKVAIARQLERLGVDVIEAGFAASSEGDFESVRKVAEAVSRPVVLSLARTRKGDIERALRAVADARNPGLHLFLATSDIHLKYKLQMNREEVLTTAVWAVSAARHHLSHIEFSCEDASRSDWDYLVSVVREVIAAGATIINLPDTTGHAIPEEYGRMFAYVRAHVRDCDKVRWSAHCHNDLGLAVANSLAAIGNGARQIECTINGIGERAGNTAMEEVAMALKTRHDLYGVQTRLDTRQIYPASRLLAQVIGQMIPANKPIVGDNAFAHEAGIHQDGVLKHKLTYEIMRPEEIGIPSNKLVLGKHSGRHAFTDRLKQLGVDTQTLDLNKAFADFKALCDKKKVVYDDDILALVTEETRRGAEYYELLELFAQAGKGAAPQAEVKLRVGGEERTGSASGDGMVDACYKAIYQVAGIQPQLERYAVKAITGGTDALGEVSCLLRQGDLTAAGQGAHSDIVQASALALVNALNRLRLGSRIHPQISEPGP, via the coding sequence ATGACAAACCAACCTGCTGAAGACTACGTCCGAATCTTCGATACCACCCTGCGCGACGGCGAGCAGTCGCCCGGCGCGACCATGAACGTAGGCGAAAAGGTCGCGATCGCCCGCCAGCTCGAGCGCCTGGGCGTGGACGTGATCGAGGCCGGCTTCGCCGCTTCCTCAGAGGGCGATTTTGAATCGGTGCGCAAGGTCGCCGAGGCGGTCAGCCGACCGGTGGTGCTAAGCTTGGCGCGCACCCGCAAGGGCGACATCGAACGTGCCCTGCGTGCGGTGGCCGACGCACGCAACCCAGGGCTTCACCTTTTTTTGGCTACCTCGGATATTCATCTGAAATACAAACTTCAGATGAATCGCGAAGAAGTCCTGACCACGGCGGTGTGGGCGGTGAGCGCCGCGCGTCATCACCTGAGCCATATTGAATTTTCCTGCGAGGATGCCTCGCGCAGCGACTGGGATTATCTGGTCAGCGTGGTGCGCGAGGTAATCGCGGCCGGCGCCACGATTATTAACCTGCCCGACACCACCGGTCACGCGATTCCCGAGGAATACGGGCGGATGTTCGCCTATGTGCGCGCACATGTGCGCGACTGCGACAAGGTTCGCTGGAGCGCCCATTGCCATAACGATTTAGGGCTGGCGGTGGCCAATTCGCTGGCTGCCATCGGCAACGGTGCGCGTCAGATCGAATGCACTATCAATGGCATCGGCGAACGCGCCGGCAACACCGCGATGGAAGAGGTGGCGATGGCGCTTAAGACTCGCCACGATCTCTACGGGGTTCAGACCCGCCTGGACACCCGTCAGATCTACCCCGCCTCTCGTCTGCTCGCGCAGGTCATCGGGCAGATGATACCGGCCAACAAACCGATCGTGGGTGACAACGCCTTTGCTCACGAAGCCGGCATCCACCAGGACGGGGTGCTTAAGCACAAACTGACCTACGAAATCATGCGTCCCGAGGAGATTGGTATCCCTTCCAATAAGCTGGTCTTGGGCAAACATTCGGGTCGCCACGCCTTCACGGATCGACTCAAGCAGCTGGGAGTTGACACTCAGACGCTCGACCTCAACAAGGCATTCGCCGACTTCAAAGCCCTGTGTGATAAAAAAAAGGTGGTGTACGACGACGATATCCTGGCATTGGTGACCGAGGAAACCCGGCGCGGCGCGGAGTACTACGAACTTTTGGAACTCTTCGCGCAAGCGGGCAAGGGTGCGGCGCCGCAGGCCGAGGTCAAGTTGAGAGTGGGCGGCGAGGAAAGGACGGGCAGCGCCAGCGGCGACGGCATGGTGGATGCCTGCTATAAGGCGATCTATCAAGTGGCCGGGATCCAACCGCAACTCGAACGCTACGCGGTCAAGGCTATCACCGGCGGCACCGACGCCTTGGGCGAGGTCAGTTGCTTGCTGCGCCAAGGCGACCTGACGGCGGCGGGCCAGGGCGCCCACAGCGATATCGTGCAGGCTAGCGCGCTAGCCCTGGTCAATGCCCTCAACCGCTTGCGCCTGGGCAGCCGAATCCACCCACAAATTTCCGAGCCGGGGCCGTAA
- the leuB gene encoding 3-isopropylmalate dehydrogenase, translating to MAYNILVLRGDGIGPEVVAEALQILKTVARQSALELEFHDALAGGASLDAHGVPLREDVLKAARDSDAVLLGAVGGPKWDNPNSEQRPEQALLALRKGLNLYANLRPIKPIRELIPASPLKPEIINNVDLVVVRELTSGLYFGQPSERRTGAAGREAVDTLYYNEQEIAQVVRFSFELARTRRKRLTSVDKANILSTSRLWREVTTEIARDFSDVTLEHVLVDSMSMHLIRRPRDFDVVVTENMFGDILTDEASMLAGSMGLLPSASLGEETNSAGFRQGLYEPIHGTAPDIAGRDKANPLAAILSAAMLLEHSLGLRSEAERIAQAVEAVVREGYRTPDIAAPGTKPVGCKAMGRLVRERIENQEAGA from the coding sequence ATGGCTTACAACATACTGGTGTTAAGGGGCGACGGTATCGGACCCGAAGTCGTCGCCGAAGCGTTACAGATTCTCAAGACCGTAGCCCGGCAGTCGGCGCTGGAGCTGGAGTTTCACGACGCGTTGGCGGGCGGGGCCTCGCTGGACGCCCACGGGGTACCACTGCGCGAGGACGTACTGAAAGCCGCCCGCGACAGCGATGCGGTCTTGCTCGGCGCGGTAGGCGGCCCAAAGTGGGACAATCCCAATTCCGAGCAGCGGCCCGAGCAGGCCTTGCTCGCGCTGCGTAAGGGGCTCAATCTGTACGCCAACCTGCGGCCGATTAAACCGATTCGCGAGTTGATCCCGGCCTCGCCACTGAAGCCCGAAATAATTAACAACGTCGATCTGGTGGTGGTGCGCGAATTAACCAGCGGCCTGTACTTCGGCCAGCCTAGCGAACGGCGCACGGGCGCAGCCGGCCGCGAGGCAGTCGATACCCTGTACTACAACGAGCAGGAAATAGCCCAGGTGGTGCGCTTCAGCTTCGAACTGGCGCGTACGCGACGCAAGCGGCTGACTTCGGTGGATAAAGCCAACATCCTGTCCACCTCGCGGCTATGGCGCGAAGTGACCACGGAAATCGCACGGGATTTTTCCGACGTGACACTTGAGCACGTGCTGGTGGATTCGATGTCGATGCATCTCATCCGCCGGCCTCGCGACTTCGACGTGGTGGTCACGGAAAACATGTTCGGCGATATCCTCACCGACGAAGCCTCGATGCTGGCGGGCTCGATGGGTCTGCTGCCCTCGGCCTCGCTGGGCGAAGAGACCAACAGTGCCGGCTTTCGCCAGGGGCTGTACGAACCCATTCACGGCACCGCTCCCGACATTGCTGGGCGCGATAAAGCCAATCCGCTGGCGGCGATCCTGTCGGCCGCGATGTTGCTGGAGCATTCACTAGGGCTGCGCTCGGAGGCCGAACGCATCGCGCAGGCGGTCGAGGCGGTGGTACGCGAAGGTTACCGCACTCCGGATATCGCCGCGCCCGGAACCAAGCCAGTGGGTTGCAAAGCAATGGGCCGGTTGGTACGCGAGCGAATCGAGAACCAGGAAGCGGGGGCCTGA
- a CDS encoding HU family DNA-binding protein: MMTQSQVATYLSDKVGISKKEAKSALEELTGLVVRELKREGALRLAGLGIFRKRKTKARIGRNPATGQQIKIPARTRLRFAPAKALKDAVLGASVSKTATASKAAR, translated from the coding sequence ATGATGACGCAGTCGCAGGTAGCAACTTATCTTTCCGATAAAGTCGGAATCTCCAAGAAAGAGGCCAAAAGCGCGCTGGAGGAGCTGACCGGCCTGGTCGTGCGCGAGCTCAAGCGCGAGGGCGCATTGCGGCTGGCGGGGTTGGGAATTTTCCGCAAGCGCAAGACCAAGGCCCGGATTGGACGCAATCCCGCAACTGGCCAGCAGATCAAAATCCCCGCGCGCACGCGGTTGCGCTTCGCGCCGGCCAAGGCGCTCAAGGACGCGGTCCTGGGCGCAAGCGTCAGCAAGACGGCAACCGCCAGCAAGGCGGCGCGCTAA
- a CDS encoding energy transducer TonB, producing MNATLHPRLLGDFDHPWRRFPAIFLVALALWLLVLATFTRVLQWRPPPPPVMPIDARLIELPPAAGLQGGPAAAALPAAHPAPKPLPVVKPKPIVHHRLVHHPIHRRREAAPVPSKSEPAPTNPSPGAASARPGSAKPTAAGIAGGSGVGHGAGVGSDAAGARALYAPMPTIPDDLRENPLNTVAIAAFEVGPDGSTQVRLIQATTLPRLNYILLQTLRQWRFFPAVRKGKPVSSEFQVRIPISIQ from the coding sequence GTGAACGCAACCCTCCATCCGCGGCTACTGGGCGATTTCGACCATCCCTGGCGGCGTTTTCCGGCGATTTTCCTGGTCGCGCTAGCCCTGTGGCTGCTGGTTTTGGCGACTTTCACGCGGGTGTTGCAATGGCGTCCGCCTCCTCCGCCCGTCATGCCGATTGATGCCCGCTTGATCGAACTCCCTCCGGCCGCAGGCCTGCAAGGCGGTCCGGCCGCGGCGGCGCTACCGGCCGCTCATCCAGCGCCCAAGCCCCTGCCAGTGGTCAAGCCCAAGCCGATTGTACATCATCGCTTGGTACACCATCCGATTCATCGCCGAAGAGAGGCCGCACCAGTTCCGTCTAAAAGCGAGCCCGCCCCGACTAATCCGTCGCCAGGAGCCGCGAGTGCTCGACCTGGGTCTGCCAAACCGACCGCTGCCGGCATTGCGGGCGGCAGCGGCGTCGGCCATGGCGCGGGCGTGGGTAGTGATGCCGCGGGGGCGCGGGCGCTCTATGCACCGATGCCGACGATCCCTGACGATCTGCGCGAAAATCCGCTGAACACGGTCGCGATCGCGGCTTTCGAGGTAGGTCCCGATGGCAGCACCCAAGTCCGCCTAATCCAGGCGACCACCCTCCCACGTTTGAACTACATCCTGCTGCAGACCTTGCGCCAGTGGCGGTTTTTCCCCGCGGTCAGAAAGGGTAAGCCGGTGAGCTCCGAATTTCAGGTCCGCATTCCGATCTCGATCCAATAG
- a CDS encoding biopolymer transporter ExbD, producing the protein MKIRRSRTYRRGRIEIIPMIDVMFFLLVTFMLASLSMQTLNAVNVNLPAGAAQSLESKEPVTLTITQDRKLFVDKLPVTLATLAAALSARLGGQQALIVNADSEAPDGLVVEAMLEAQHAGVQHFQIAVKRQ; encoded by the coding sequence ATGAAAATTCGCCGCTCGCGCACTTACCGCCGCGGCCGCATCGAGATCATTCCCATGATCGACGTGATGTTCTTTTTGTTGGTGACCTTCATGCTCGCTTCGCTTTCGATGCAAACCCTCAACGCGGTAAACGTCAACCTACCCGCCGGCGCGGCGCAAAGCCTGGAGAGCAAGGAACCGGTCACGCTGACGATAACCCAGGATCGCAAGCTGTTCGTGGATAAACTGCCGGTGACGCTGGCGACCCTGGCGGCCGCGCTCAGCGCCCGGCTGGGGGGACAGCAGGCGCTGATCGTCAACGCCGACAGCGAAGCGCCCGACGGCTTGGTAGTCGAGGCGATGCTGGAAGCGCAGCATGCCGGGGTCCAGCACTTTCAAATCGCGGTCAAGCGACAGTGA
- a CDS encoding replication-associated recombination protein A yields the protein MRSRKSAQDSLFPIPSPARPLAERMRPRELGELVGQEHLIGPGKLLSEMAAAKTLPSIILWGPPGSGKTTLANLLAAQSGACFQSLSAVLTGVAELRDAIEMARRELAAAGRATVLFVDEIHRWNKAQQDAFLPHVESGLITLIGATTENPSFELIAPLLSRTRVLVLHPLGEEALVRIVERALTDRERGLGALDLTLEPPALRELVDLAQGDARKALNTVELAAGLAKQARQAVITQLQVREANQHKGLRYDRAGEEHYNLISAFIKSMRGSDPDAALYWMMRMLEAGEEPLFVARRMVIFASEDVGNADPRALSVALAVKEAVDFVGLPEAAISLAQGVTYLATAPKSNASYRALGAARVDVKSYGTLPVPMTLRNAPTPLMRELGYGADYRYPHNYEGAVAAQDYLPEQLRGRRYYEPSERGYEVRIRELQEWVRARRAAATKE from the coding sequence GTGAGGTCGCGCAAATCCGCGCAGGATAGTTTGTTTCCCATCCCCTCCCCGGCTAGGCCGCTGGCCGAGCGGATGCGGCCGCGCGAGCTTGGTGAGCTGGTTGGGCAGGAACACCTGATCGGACCGGGAAAACTGCTCAGCGAAATGGCGGCGGCCAAGACCCTGCCCTCCATCATCCTGTGGGGACCACCGGGCAGCGGCAAAACCACGCTTGCCAACCTGCTCGCCGCTCAATCTGGTGCGTGCTTCCAGTCGCTGTCGGCGGTACTGACCGGGGTCGCAGAGTTGCGCGATGCCATCGAAATGGCGCGCCGCGAACTAGCGGCCGCTGGCCGCGCCACGGTGCTATTCGTCGACGAGATTCATCGTTGGAACAAGGCTCAACAGGACGCCTTTCTACCCCACGTCGAAAGTGGGCTGATCACCCTGATTGGCGCGACCACCGAGAACCCCTCTTTCGAGCTGATCGCGCCCCTGCTCTCGCGCACCAGAGTGCTGGTGCTCCATCCTCTAGGCGAGGAAGCTTTGGTCCGCATCGTGGAACGCGCGCTGACCGACCGTGAGCGCGGTTTGGGTGCTTTGGATTTGACCCTGGAGCCGCCGGCGCTGCGAGAGTTGGTGGATCTGGCCCAGGGCGACGCCCGTAAGGCGCTCAACACAGTGGAGCTGGCGGCGGGACTAGCCAAGCAAGCGCGGCAGGCGGTGATTACCCAGCTCCAGGTGCGCGAGGCCAATCAGCATAAGGGGCTGCGCTACGACCGCGCTGGCGAAGAGCATTACAACCTGATTTCTGCCTTTATCAAGAGCATGCGCGGCAGCGACCCTGACGCTGCCCTTTATTGGATGATGCGGATGCTGGAGGCGGGCGAGGAACCCCTGTTCGTGGCCCGGCGGATGGTGATTTTCGCCTCTGAAGACGTGGGCAACGCCGATCCACGCGCGCTCAGCGTGGCCTTAGCGGTCAAGGAAGCGGTGGATTTCGTGGGTTTGCCGGAAGCCGCCATTTCACTGGCCCAGGGCGTGACCTATCTGGCCACCGCCCCCAAATCCAACGCGTCCTACCGAGCCCTGGGAGCGGCGCGCGTCGACGTCAAAAGTTACGGCACGCTGCCTGTCCCAATGACTCTGCGCAACGCACCCACGCCTCTGATGCGCGAGCTGGGCTACGGCGCGGATTATCGCTATCCGCACAATTACGAAGGCGCGGTAGCCGCTCAAGATTACCTGCCCGAGCAATTGCGCGGCCGGCGCTACTACGAGCCTTCGGAGCGCGGGTACGAGGTGCGAATTCGCGAACTGCAGGAATGGGTTCGAGCGCGGCGCGCCGCGGCGACCAAGGAGTAA
- a CDS encoding glycine zipper domain-containing protein: protein MTMRHALSTLLIVLAASLLLAACSGQPLSTREKGTLGGAGLGAGAGAIIGAMVGAPGAGAAIGGALGGLGGYAVGNSMQNSEAQQQQTQNQVQQQQQEIERQRRQLQQLQQQQETE from the coding sequence ATGACGATGCGTCACGCACTAAGCACTTTACTGATCGTGCTGGCGGCGAGCTTGCTGCTGGCGGCTTGCAGTGGCCAACCGCTGAGCACGCGCGAGAAGGGCACCCTGGGTGGGGCCGGACTCGGTGCCGGCGCCGGTGCGATCATTGGCGCCATGGTGGGTGCCCCCGGAGCCGGGGCGGCGATCGGCGGTGCACTCGGTGGCCTGGGCGGCTACGCGGTAGGCAACTCGATGCAAAACTCGGAAGCCCAGCAGCAACAGACTCAGAACCAGGTTCAGCAGCAGCAACAGGAGATCGAGCGCCAACGCCGCCAACTTCAGCAGCTCCAGCAGCAGCAGGAGACCGAATAG
- a CDS encoding MotA/TolQ/ExbB proton channel family protein encodes MNEVRGAWEALRLGGPMVYPLLVLGILALIIILDRAVVYVRCLRLPEDLARLVETYGFSWSELETRLQRLGPANAYGRFLSVIAEHRAQPAWWVESRANDEAGVVEKVLGRGLWLLETVVTAAPLMGLFGTITGMMQAFNVIGAAGLVAPHEVTAGVAQALIATALGLLIAILALFGFNLFSRMQSQALDRMERLGSKLIDHMRLDENLVEPTATHLERAAGQAAGGR; translated from the coding sequence ATGAATGAAGTAAGAGGCGCGTGGGAAGCGTTGCGTCTGGGCGGACCGATGGTCTACCCGCTGCTGGTGCTGGGGATCCTGGCCCTGATCATCATCCTGGACCGCGCCGTGGTCTACGTTCGCTGCCTGCGGCTGCCGGAAGATCTGGCCCGCCTGGTAGAAACCTACGGCTTTTCATGGAGCGAATTGGAAACCCGCCTCCAGCGCCTGGGACCGGCCAATGCTTATGGCCGCTTCCTGTCGGTGATAGCCGAGCATCGCGCCCAGCCCGCGTGGTGGGTCGAATCGCGCGCCAACGACGAGGCCGGGGTGGTGGAAAAGGTCCTTGGTCGCGGCTTGTGGCTGTTGGAAACCGTAGTTACTGCCGCTCCCTTGATGGGCCTGTTCGGGACCATTACAGGCATGATGCAGGCCTTCAACGTAATCGGCGCCGCAGGCTTGGTGGCACCCCACGAGGTCACCGCCGGCGTCGCACAGGCCCTGATCGCGACCGCCCTAGGGCTGCTTATCGCGATCTTGGCCTTGTTCGGCTTCAATCTCTTTTCGCGAATGCAATCGCAGGCCTTGGATCGGATGGAGCGCTTGGGTTCTAAACTTATCGATCACATGCGCTTGGATGAGAATCTGGTCGAGCCTACGGCCACGCATCTGGAGCGGGCTGCCGGTCAGGCCGCGGGTGGACGATGA
- a CDS encoding thiamine pyrophosphate-requiring protein: protein MAVRKQPDSAEHPGTWAEVPAECVGDALVTAMALGGIEQFFFVSGTEIGFYQEAIAKARAKGWPTPRLVTLTHENVCLNAAIGYAQVSGKPTATAVHVDVGTQHYGGAIHTALWSGQPILITAGAPPTSYPGTLRGARDGGHLWLQQTFDQGGIVRQYVKWDHRLEFQDNPGLIISRALQVARSEPSGPVYLAVPREIALMDLKGARFPTADQLAVARPPAADPAGVREIAERLVSARNPMVVVGRSGRHPATEAALVTLCELLGIAVVDAAWRGHHNFPMNHPLYQGPASLKEADVVVVLEAYVPWIPGPDAPSDDAYVAVVDVDPVRPRIATYEFTADLRLTADTLLALGEIESAARKLLTPADSRRIAERSTRWAETSRRRWEHLERDAQSRAAKQPIDPLWLCYQLGQVADDNCIVMDETVSSKPHHYLRLARAGSYFSNPASCGGWATGAALGAKIAAPDRDVIAVCGDGFYMFGTPTAALWAAAHHRAPFMTVIFNNRSYSTGTALVNATFQDSYAAKADFEGGYFNPPIDYAKEAQAAGAYGETVRDPAEVGPALRRGLKETRAGRPAVISVWLPRLLRAD from the coding sequence ATGGCAGTAAGAAAGCAGCCGGATAGTGCCGAGCATCCCGGGACTTGGGCCGAAGTGCCGGCAGAGTGCGTGGGGGATGCCCTGGTGACCGCCATGGCGCTGGGCGGAATCGAGCAGTTCTTTTTTGTCTCCGGCACCGAAATTGGCTTTTACCAGGAGGCGATCGCCAAGGCTCGGGCCAAGGGCTGGCCTACTCCCCGACTGGTCACCCTGACTCACGAGAACGTCTGCTTGAACGCCGCCATTGGTTACGCTCAGGTCAGCGGCAAGCCTACCGCTACCGCGGTTCACGTCGATGTGGGCACGCAGCACTACGGCGGTGCGATCCACACGGCGCTGTGGAGCGGGCAGCCGATCCTGATCACGGCGGGTGCGCCGCCCACCTCCTATCCGGGTACGCTGCGCGGGGCGCGCGACGGTGGCCATTTGTGGCTGCAGCAGACCTTTGATCAGGGCGGAATCGTGCGCCAGTACGTCAAATGGGACCATCGCTTGGAGTTTCAGGATAATCCAGGACTGATCATCAGCCGCGCCTTGCAGGTGGCGCGCAGCGAGCCCAGCGGCCCTGTGTACCTGGCCGTACCGCGCGAGATCGCTCTGATGGACTTGAAGGGAGCGCGCTTTCCTACCGCCGACCAACTCGCGGTCGCCCGCCCGCCCGCGGCCGATCCGGCCGGAGTCCGTGAAATTGCCGAGCGGCTGGTGAGCGCGCGCAATCCGATGGTGGTGGTGGGTCGCTCGGGGCGTCATCCGGCTACCGAAGCGGCGCTGGTGACGCTGTGCGAATTGCTGGGCATCGCGGTGGTCGACGCGGCTTGGCGCGGTCACCACAACTTCCCCATGAACCATCCCCTCTACCAGGGTCCCGCCAGCCTCAAAGAGGCTGACGTGGTGGTAGTGTTGGAAGCCTACGTCCCCTGGATTCCAGGGCCCGACGCTCCTAGCGACGACGCTTATGTGGCTGTGGTGGATGTCGATCCGGTGCGACCGCGGATCGCGACCTACGAGTTCACCGCCGATTTACGCCTGACCGCCGACACGCTGCTGGCGCTGGGCGAGATCGAAAGTGCGGCACGCAAGCTGCTAACACCCGCGGACAGCCGGCGCATCGCCGAACGCAGTACGCGCTGGGCCGAGACTTCGCGCCGGCGCTGGGAGCATCTGGAGCGCGACGCGCAGTCGCGCGCCGCAAAGCAGCCGATCGATCCGCTGTGGCTGTGCTATCAATTGGGGCAGGTGGCCGACGACAACTGTATCGTGATGGACGAGACCGTCTCCTCCAAGCCCCATCACTACTTGCGCTTGGCGCGCGCCGGCTCCTATTTCAGTAATCCGGCAAGCTGCGGCGGGTGGGCCACCGGCGCCGCGCTGGGTGCCAAGATAGCCGCTCCCGATCGCGATGTAATCGCGGTGTGCGGCGACGGCTTTTACATGTTCGGCACGCCGACGGCGGCACTGTGGGCCGCCGCGCACCATCGTGCCCCCTTCATGACGGTCATTTTCAACAACCGCAGCTACAGCACCGGGACCGCGCTGGTCAACGCAACTTTCCAAGACAGCTATGCGGCCAAGGCCGATTTTGAAGGCGGCTATTTTAACCCGCCGATCGATTACGCTAAAGAAGCGCAAGCCGCCGGTGCTTACGGCGAAACTGTGCGCGATCCTGCCGAGGTCGGACCGGCCCTGCGCCGCGGGCTGAAGGAAACCCGCGCCGGACGGCCCGCAGTCATCTCGGTGTGGCTGCCGCGCCTGTTGCGCGCCGACTGA
- a CDS encoding HPF/RaiA family ribosome-associated protein — translation MQTPLQLSGPGFHLTQAIKSAIRHRAAKLDHLCDNIIGARVSVEAPVHHHRKGGPFNVRIDLVVPGRELASSHRSGESLAIAVREAFEAIHRQLVEYSRLQAREIKTHDGPPRGVVARVLPQGYGFISAADGREVYFHRNSVMDGDFDSLRPGARVWFSEETGDNGPQASTVYVSESGALRTV, via the coding sequence ATGCAAACACCGTTGCAGCTTTCCGGTCCGGGTTTTCACTTGACGCAAGCTATCAAGAGTGCCATTCGCCATCGTGCCGCCAAGCTAGATCACCTCTGTGACAACATCATCGGCGCTCGAGTCAGTGTCGAAGCCCCCGTACATCATCATCGCAAAGGTGGCCCCTTCAACGTACGCATCGACCTGGTGGTGCCCGGGCGGGAGCTGGCCTCCAGTCATCGCAGCGGCGAGAGTTTAGCAATCGCCGTGCGTGAGGCTTTCGAGGCGATACATCGGCAATTGGTGGAGTACTCGCGTCTGCAGGCGCGCGAGATTAAGACCCACGACGGACCACCGCGCGGTGTTGTCGCGCGCGTGCTGCCGCAAGGCTACGGCTTCATTAGCGCCGCTGACGGCCGCGAAGTTTACTTCCATCGCAACAGCGTGATGGACGGCGATTTCGATAGCCTGCGACCCGGGGCCCGGGTTTGGTTCAGCGAGGAGACCGGCGACAACGGCCCGCAAGCCAGCACTGTGTACGTCAGCGAAAGCGGCGCTTTGCGTACGGTCTGA
- the truA gene encoding tRNA pseudouridine(38-40) synthase TruA codes for MRIRLVLEYDGTAYCGWQLQRPGEDSIQARLEAALAQLFGQPIRVSGAGRTDAGVHALGQVAAFDAPRQCESAEVARALNALLPADICVREVHPAAPNFDPRRHAWLRIYEYRILNQPTRSVFDYRYTWHIREPLDVTAMAAAARQFIGEHDFAAFRTQGTPVRATVRRIYLSQWSVDGSRLSYRIEGSSFLRHMVRTLVATMVQIGRHRLGLAELQALLRSGTRAQAPAAAPASGLFLIGVRYGLNPGGGYERASSRTPWGSCAD; via the coding sequence ATGCGGATCCGGCTCGTCCTTGAGTACGACGGTACCGCTTATTGCGGCTGGCAGCTCCAGCGCCCGGGCGAAGACTCGATTCAAGCCCGGCTGGAGGCCGCACTGGCCCAGCTGTTTGGCCAACCGATTCGAGTGAGCGGAGCGGGACGCACCGACGCCGGCGTGCACGCCTTGGGTCAGGTCGCGGCCTTCGACGCGCCCCGTCAATGCGAAAGCGCGGAAGTGGCACGCGCGCTCAACGCCTTACTGCCAGCGGATATCTGCGTGCGCGAAGTTCATCCTGCCGCCCCTAACTTCGATCCGCGCCGCCACGCCTGGCTGCGGATCTACGAATACCGCATTCTCAATCAGCCCACCCGCTCGGTCTTTGATTATCGCTATACCTGGCATATCCGCGAGCCCTTGGACGTGACCGCGATGGCGGCCGCGGCGCGGCAGTTCATCGGCGAGCACGACTTCGCTGCCTTCCGCACCCAGGGCACCCCGGTTCGCGCCACGGTGCGGCGAATTTACCTTAGCCAATGGAGCGTCGATGGCAGCCGGCTAAGTTATCGGATCGAGGGCAGCAGCTTTTTGCGCCACATGGTTCGCACCCTGGTGGCTACGATGGTCCAGATCGGTCGCCATCGGTTGGGACTGGCGGAACTGCAAGCGCTGCTGCGCTCGGGGACACGCGCCCAGGCGCCAGCCGCGGCACCGGCGAGCGGCCTGTTTTTGATTGGCGTGCGCTACGGACTCAATCCTGGCGGGGGATATGAGCGAGCCTCATCTCGAACGCCTTGGGGCTCATGCGCGGATTGA